A single Leishmania infantum JPCM5 genome chromosome 14 DNA region contains:
- a CDS encoding protein phosphatase 2C-like protein, with protein MLRKGRKSNINNAVGGGGGAPLRSSTRDVWSHQPPTALSPAANRANLLYQCYDASVYAPSNATFLSPANASGGGKQRPSVTAGSYAAGAASGKASRTRRGGSIAGFNGTKRQSNAQATAMATASKQQQKLDSSESRATPPLIPAPPPVARGGDSYVNENTRLAVSDPLPCSSRQQQRDGSRGGDANDYTSVRREVMGAARGRDEVRYTLDLSGRRCSDSAPYSGACMGRPRASSLPRTHEDVKEILPRLRPLREVRHGGDLNRLRSPPPRHSADHHGAAAGYALDSLRTMAPNGTIFADDREREKQREVLSAPPASSTVIPSSCSPRPVADQVRLLGRHNNRGSVHRSNAMATRVAGSPDTRMLRPSPLSSGSDDDGFAPAGGPSAPETAAAAAAGAGNGRTAPIETRRNVRGGAAAAVAAAIAQRGITGLGGTVSKPVYDKSGANAKKSPYGAGAEQPEHIGHEARSEAVDADELFGSTQMLCSLRSGAERSDGNTAGARPPPPAVPMAAPSSRMRNRDHSGARCAENELPVYKFNVVLSSGKTATVPISLIAGSGCVQGMRPTMEDAHFAELNATHVRGQPVSLLAVLDGHCGRRVADLGAKWLPHYVLHHAALGENNALALVESILQTDREIFHTLQAKSHRHHQQRAGNGSGRRRRDVDEEVLDEMTSGTNGGSTLIAAAVCGRMLYVACLGDARAVLYDGHTTIAMSEDHKPGNTDESRRIAKCGGFVQFGRVCGILAVSRALGDFEFKFQPSPSPDAAGEEKLSTNFPFGALRDNDSSGSAAPSPSHNRRFISNRDLMVSNIADVRQLHLTDASAFLLLACDGLWDVLSNEEATEFVRDFLCYTPDVCDPHIFSGAKSRPSPDVVQRVLNNCCQKLAEFAVDRGSMDNVSVMVLFFHDVVDTVARFSGRVPSSANVGGATSNTASQPNSLHGSGRSHPRKSVQSVFELTSKKLKVRNGRIVAQR; from the coding sequence ATGCTTCGGAAAGGTCGAAAAAGCAACATCAacaacgccgtcggcggcggcggcggtgctccgcTGCGAAGCTCCACGCGGGACGTGTGGAGCCACCAGCCTCCGACGGCGTTGTCTCCTGCAGCGAACCGCGCCAACCTGCTCTATCAATGCTACGACGCGTCTGTGTATGCACCGAGTAACGCGACGTTTCTGTCACCTGCGAacgccagcggtggcggcaaaCAACGCCCCAGTGTCACGGCTGGCTCTtacgctgctggtgcagcaaGTGGAAAGGCAAGCCGCACTAGACGAGGAGgcagcatcgccggcttCAATGGAACTAAGCGCCAGAGTAACGCGCAAGCGACAGCGATGGCCACAGCtagcaagcagcagcaaaagCTTGATAGCAGCGAGTCGCGTGCAACACCACCGCTGAtcccagcaccgccgccggttGCCAGGGGTGGTGATAGCTACGTCAATGAGAATACTCGCCTTGCCGTTTCGGACCCACTCCCCTGCTCTTCACGACAACAGCAGAGAGATGGAagccgtggcggcgatgccaATGACTACACTTCGGTCCGTCGTGAGGTCATGGGTGCTGCGAGGGGCCGCGATGAGGTGCGCTACACCCTTGACCTCAGCGGTCGAAgatgcagcgacagcgcaccGTACAGCGGAGCTTGCATGGGTCGCCCACGtgcctcgtcgctgccacgcacacacgaagacGTGAAAGAGAtcctgccgcggctgcgtccgCTTCGAGAAGTCCGACACGGCGGCGACCTGAACAGGCTGCGCAgtccgccgccacggcactCGGCCGACCACcacggcgcagccgctggcTACGCGCTGGACAGCTTGCGCACCATGGCGCCAAACGGCACCATTTTTGCCGACgacagagaaagggagaagcaACGCGAGGTACTgagcgcaccgccggcgtcgtcgacaGTGATTCCGTCCAGCTGCTCACCGCGACCGGTGGCAGACCAGGTGCGTCTGCTAGGCCGTCACAACAACCGAGGCAGCGTGCACCGAAGCAACGCTATGGCGACCCGGGTGGCCGGCAGCCCCGATACTCGTATGCTGCGCCCATCgccgctcagcagcggcagcgacgatgacggGTTTGCCCCTGCCGGCGGGCCATCTGCGCCGGagaccgccgctgccgctgccgctggcgccggcaACGGCCGTACCGCTCCGATCGAGACCCGGCGTAATGTGAGGGGCggggcggccgcggcagtcgcagcagcgatcgcgcagcgcggcatcacTGGCCTTGGCGGGACGGTCAGTAAGCCTGTGTATGACAAGAGCGGGGCCAATGCGAAGAAATCGCCGTACGGCGCTGGGGCCGAGCAGCCGGAGCACATCGGTCATGAGGCTAGAAGTGAGGCGGTAGACGCCGACGAGCTTTTCGGTAGCACGCAGATGCTCTGCTCGTTGCGGTCGGGTGCAGAAAGAAGCGACGGCAACACTGCTGGCGCACGACCGCCCCCGCCGGCGGTGCCAAtggccgcgccgtcgtcgcgcatGCGCAACCGCGACCACAGTGGAGCGAGGTGCGCTGAGAACGAACTTCCTGTCTACAAGTTTAACGTGGTGCTCAGCAGTGGCAAGACGGCGACAGTCCCTATATCGCTtatcgccggcagcggctgtgtGCAAGGGATGCGACCAACCATGGAGGACGCGCACTTCGCCGAGCTCAACGCAACCCACGTTCGTGGCCAGCCCGTCTCTCttctggcggtgctggacggCCACTGCGGACGGCGGGTGGCCGACCTCGGGGCCAAGTGGCTGCCGCACTACGTATTGCATCACGCCGCCCTTGGCGAAAACAACGCTCTGGCTCTTGTGGAGTCTATCCTGCAGACCGACCGCGAGATTTTCCACACGCTGCAGGCCAAGAGCCACAGACACCACCAGCAGAGGGcgggcaacggcagcggacgacgacggcgcgacGTGGATGAAGAAGTGCTCGACGAAATGACGAGCGGGACGAACGGCGGGTCGACACTGATTGCGGCCGCCGTGTGCGGCCGGATGCTGTACGTGGCGTGCCTCGGCGACGCCCGGGCGGTGCTCTATGACGGGCACACCACCATTGCGATGAGCGAAGATCACAAGCCCGGCAACACGGACGAGTCCCGCCGCATCGCTAAATGCGGCGGCTTCGTTCAGTTTGGCCGCGTGTGCGGCATTCTCGCGGTGAGCCGCGCCCTTGGGGACTTCGAGTTCAAGTTccagccgtcgccgtcgcccgaTGCGGCGGGGGAAGAGAAGCTGTCGACCAACTTCCCGTTTGGCGCCCTACGCGACAACGACTCGAGCGggtcagcggcgccgtcacccTCGCACAATCGCCGCTTCATCTCGAATCGGGACTTGATGGTGAGCAACATCGCTGATGTCCGACAGCTGCACCTTACCGacgcctccgccttcttaCTGCTCGCCTGTGATGGATTGTGGGACGTGCTGAGCAACGAAGAGGCCACCGAGTTTGTGCGCGACTTCCTGTGCTACACGCCGGATGTGTGCGACCCGCACATTTTCTCCGGTGCGAAGTCGCGCCCGTCCCCTGACGTTGTGCAGCGCGTGCTCAACAACTGCTGCCAGAAGCTCGCCGAGTTCGCTGTCGATCGCGGCAGCATGGATAACGTCTCTGTGATGGTGCTCTTCTTCCACGATGTCGTTGACACTGTCGCGCGCTTCAGCGGGCGGGTGCCGTCCTCGGCGAATGTAGGCGGAGCCACTAGCAACACTGCCAGTCAGCCGAACTCGTTGCACGGCTCGGGCAGGTCGCATCCGCGCAAATCGGTGCAGTCGGTCTTCGAGCTGACGAGCAAAAAGCTGAAAGTACGCAACGGCCGCATCGTCGCGCAGCGgtag